One window of Campylobacter avium LMG 24591 genomic DNA carries:
- the ilvD gene encoding dihydroxy-acid dehydratase: MRSDMIKKGYLKAPSRSLLRACGLKDEDFDKPFIGVANSYIDIIPGHFFLNEYARIIKDEIRKNGCVPFEFNTIGVDDGIAMGHNGMLYSLPSRELIANSIETVMNAHCLDALICIPNCDKITPGMLMGALRVNVPTIFVSGGPMRAGFSAKGEKLTLNSVFEAVGAYEVKKIDEEELKDIECKACPGGGSCSGMFTANSMNTLCEAMGIALSGNGTILAQSAEREELLRKAAKRICEIALDDKFKIRNIINKASINNAMVLDMAMGGSTNTILHMLAISREAGCALDIRDLNEISKNIAHIAKIAPSLPSVAIEDIGRAGGINAVIKEISKRDNKILDLSALTVSGESLKDRIKDAEIKDESIIRRVENPYSAVGGLAILFGNLAKQGCVIKTAGIVGERKFSGKAVCFNSQDEAIKGIMKGKIKKGDVCVIRYEGPKGGPGMQEMLSPTSLIMGMGLGADVALITDGRFSGATRGLSVGHISPEAAEGGLIALLEDGDIIDIDIDSYSISVRLSEEEIEKRKASFVMPKKEVDSRWLKMYQKLVSNASNGAILE; this comes from the coding sequence ATGAGAAGTGATATGATAAAAAAGGGCTATCTAAAAGCACCTAGTCGCTCTTTGCTAAGAGCTTGTGGCTTAAAAGATGAGGATTTTGACAAGCCTTTCATAGGCGTAGCAAATAGCTATATAGACATCATACCAGGGCATTTTTTCTTAAATGAGTACGCAAGAATTATCAAAGATGAAATTCGCAAAAACGGCTGTGTGCCCTTTGAGTTTAACACCATAGGCGTTGATGATGGTATAGCTATGGGGCATAATGGTATGCTTTATTCTTTACCTAGTAGAGAACTCATAGCAAATTCCATAGAAACGGTTATGAACGCTCACTGCTTAGACGCTCTTATATGCATACCAAACTGCGATAAAATAACTCCGGGTATGCTTATGGGTGCTTTAAGAGTAAATGTTCCTACCATCTTTGTAAGCGGTGGTCCTATGAGGGCTGGTTTTAGTGCAAAGGGAGAAAAACTTACCTTAAACAGCGTATTTGAAGCGGTTGGAGCCTATGAGGTTAAAAAGATAGATGAGGAAGAGTTAAAAGATATAGAGTGCAAAGCCTGTCCGGGCGGGGGCTCTTGTTCTGGTATGTTTACTGCAAATTCTATGAACACACTTTGCGAGGCTATGGGTATAGCACTTAGTGGAAATGGCACCATCCTAGCACAAAGTGCTGAAAGAGAAGAGCTTTTAAGAAAGGCTGCAAAAAGGATTTGTGAAATAGCCCTTGATGATAAATTTAAGATAAGAAATATTATAAATAAAGCCTCTATAAACAACGCTATGGTTCTTGATATGGCTATGGGAGGCAGCACAAATACCATTTTGCATATGTTAGCCATTTCAAGAGAGGCTGGCTGTGCGCTTGATATAAGGGATTTAAACGAGATAAGCAAAAACATAGCTCACATAGCAAAGATAGCTCCTTCCTTGCCAAGCGTTGCCATAGAAGACATAGGAAGAGCTGGTGGCATAAACGCTGTCATAAAAGAAATTTCAAAAAGAGATAATAAAATACTTGATTTATCGGCTTTAACCGTGAGTGGCGAGAGCTTAAAAGATAGGATAAAAGATGCTGAGATAAAAGATGAAAGCATTATAAGAAGGGTTGAAAATCCATACTCTGCGGTGGGAGGACTTGCCATTTTGTTTGGAAATTTAGCTAAGCAAGGCTGTGTTATCAAAACAGCAGGTATAGTTGGAGAAAGAAAATTTAGCGGCAAGGCAGTTTGTTTTAACTCTCAAGATGAAGCCATAAAAGGCATAATGAAAGGCAAGATTAAAAAAGGCGATGTTTGCGTTATAAGATATGAAGGGCCAAAAGGAGGACCCGGAATGCAAGAAATGCTTAGCCCAACATCTCTTATAATGGGTATGGGACTTGGTGCTGATGTTGCATTAATAACCGATGGACGCTTTAGCGGTGCAACTAGGGGACTAAGCGTAGGACATATTAGCCCTGAAGCTGCTGAAGGTGGGCTCATAGCCTTGCTTGAGGATGGAGACATCATAGACATAGACATTGATTCTTACTCCATATCCGTTCGCTTAAGTGAAGAAGAGATAGAAAAAAGAAAGGCTAGTTTTGTAATGCCTAAAAAAGAAGTGGATTCAAGGTGGCTTAAGATGTATCAAAAGCTAGTTAGCAACGCAAGTAATGGTGCTATCTTAGAATGA